Genomic window (Bacillus pumilus):
GACATTGAAAAAGCAGAATTTCATTATAAAACAGGGTGTCTTTACTATAATATAAGGTCCACGCTTCTCTCCATCCACCACTTAAAGATGGCTTCATCTATTTACGACGCAGATCCATGTTATGTGAAAAAATCAATCAGCTGTCAAATGATGCTCGCTTTGAATTATGCTGATCAATCGAAATACTCTGAGGCTGAATCCTTATTTGAAAAAGTGATTCATTCACTAGAACAAATGGAAGATCCAGATTTACTTGGTCACGCGTATTGCAATGCAGCCTTTATTAAAAGTCTTAGAAATGAATACAGTGAAGCTGTGCCACTCCTAGAAAAAGCTTTATTGATCGAGACATTCGAAACTTCTTCTCCAGGCGGCTACTTACTTGCCATGTATGCCTACACAAAAGCACTATTCAAGCTCAAAAAGCCTGGTTTGTTCCACTATTATGTACAGCTTTCACTTCAAAAAGCAGAAAATTTAAAACAACGAAATATTTCTCTTAAATTATCTATTTTAGAAACACTAATGCTTCAGCCAGACAACATGATTGAACAAATCAAGTCATATTGCGAGCAATTAGAATCTATGAATTTCCTTGTCGATCTTGAAGCCATCTGTCAGGATGCAGCAGCTTTCTTAACAGATCTCGGCCTTCATGAAGAATCCACTTATTTCTCGAACAAGGCGTTGTCCTTAAAAACAAATATGGAGTGATATATGATGAAAAAATGGCTTATCACAAGTGCTCTCTTAACGCTTTTGATCACAGGTGTTTCCATCGAGGCTTCTATTACAAAAGACAACCAATTTGCACAAGTTCAAGATAAGGATTCAATCATTCAAAAGAGAGACCGCGGAACCAATCCTTAATAATAAAAAAGAGCAGATGTGGGCAAAAGGCTAAAATGATCTGGATTTTAGCCCTTTGTCTTTTTTTTTGATGTGCTAATCAATTTCTCGTTTGATATTTTGCATTTTTTCATCTAAATAGTGGGCAATATCTGCCGCTTCCTTCAGTTCATCGGTCAGCTGATGAGGGACATCGTTTTGTAGTTTATAATAGATTTTATGTTCAAGACTCGCCCAAAAATCCATCGCTATCGTCCGCACCTGAATCTCAACCTTCACATGCTCTACACGATTCGTTAAGTACACAGGGATTTCCACGATTAAATGAAGACTTCTGTAGCCGTTTGGTTTTGGATGTTGGATATAATCTTTCACTTCAAGGATTTTTAAATCCTCTCTCTGCCTCAAAACATCCATAATGTTATAAATATCTTGAATAAAGGAGCAGATGATGCGGACACCTGCAATATCATGGATATACTCCTTTGCACATTGTGTGGTAATGTCGCATCCTTTTCTTGCTAATTTGTTCACAATGCTTTCAAAGGATTTAATCCGTGATTTTGTATGCTCTATTGGGTTATGGCCATGGATCAAATTATATTCCTGACTAATAATTGAAAACTTTGTATCCATTTCATCTAATGCGAATTTATATACTAATAATTCATTTTTCCAGTCTTCCATGACGTTTTTCAAATCTTCTACATGAGTTGCTGACATATTCATTTCTTTTTGTCATCTCCTTTTGGGAAACGGCGGATGCACCGCTTTCCGTTTACTAGACGGAGACAGGACTCGAAAGGTTTTAAAAAATACATGTCATCCTCGCTGTTTGTAATACGTCAGCGCCAGTGCAAGGGCGAGCACAGAGCCTTTCACAATATCCATCGCGTAATAAGGGACGGACATCATCACAAGCCCATTTTGCAAAATACCGATGAGTATAGCCCCAATAAAAGTTCCAAATGCGTTGGGCTTCCCCGCTCCCATGACGGAAAAACCGATAAAAGCAGCTGCGACGCCATCCATTAAATATGGTGTGCCCGCATTTATTTCCGCTGTCATCACCCTTGATGCCAGCACAATACCACCGATCGCTGCAAATAAAGCCGAGAGCAGATATGCCGCAATTTTATATTTGTTTACATGAATACCGGACAATCGAGCCGCTTCCTTATTTCCTCCGATGATGTACATGAATCGGCCGTGCTTTGTGTAAGTCATGAACACATGCGCAAATACCACAATGGCTGCCATAACGAGAATAATATATGGCACCTGACCGATTTTGCTGAAAAAGGCGGGGATCGTACCCGTTGAGAACGTACCATCAGGCAGCACCATATTTTCAGAAATGGTCGCCCCTTTCGTATACGTCTGAGCCAGTCCTTGAATGATAAACATCATGGCTAATGTCATGAGCATATCTGGAATTTTCATTTTGACAATCATCAACGCATTGAGGAAGCCGACAATAAGAGAAGCCGCTAGAGCAGAGACAATTGCAATCAGCGGGTTCTGCGAAAACCACACAAACATAGAAATCACAATCGCATTCGATAACGTAGCGACGGATCCGACTGATAA
Coding sequences:
- a CDS encoding ABC transporter permease, with protein sequence MSERQISAPVQQIKKQRPSFHLFDFFYRYGTILTIVVLIVVFATANPAFLQSGNIINILRSISIVTIIAVGLTISLAVNGFDLSVGSVATLSNAIVISMFVWFSQNPLIAIVSALAASLIVGFLNALMIVKMKIPDMLMTLAMMFIIQGLAQTYTKGATISENMVLPDGTFSTGTIPAFFSKIGQVPYIILVMAAIVVFAHVFMTYTKHGRFMYIIGGNKEAARLSGIHVNKYKIAAYLLSALFAAIGGIVLASRVMTAEINAGTPYLMDGVAAAFIGFSVMGAGKPNAFGTFIGAILIGILQNGLVMMSVPYYAMDIVKGSVLALALALTYYKQRG
- a CDS encoding GTP pyrophosphokinase, which gives rise to MNMSATHVEDLKNVMEDWKNELLVYKFALDEMDTKFSIISQEYNLIHGHNPIEHTKSRIKSFESIVNKLARKGCDITTQCAKEYIHDIAGVRIICSFIQDIYNIMDVLRQREDLKILEVKDYIQHPKPNGYRSLHLIVEIPVYLTNRVEHVKVEIQVRTIAMDFWASLEHKIYYKLQNDVPHQLTDELKEAADIAHYLDEKMQNIKREID
- a CDS encoding tetratricopeptide repeat protein; the encoded protein is MAETGVLSSVDVANMLNDWYVMMKKREIQGAIQLKEEILQAFDRMEENQDVLLYYQLLEYRFKDLIEDTASLDHSLFVDENAVRTDDMLSYYYYFFKGMYEMRRGNQDTAFHLLKLAEDKLDLVHDDIEKAEFHYKTGCLYYNIRSTLLSIHHLKMASSIYDADPCYVKKSISCQMMLALNYADQSKYSEAESLFEKVIHSLEQMEDPDLLGHAYCNAAFIKSLRNEYSEAVPLLEKALLIETFETSSPGGYLLAMYAYTKALFKLKKPGLFHYYVQLSLQKAENLKQRNISLKLSILETLMLQPDNMIEQIKSYCEQLESMNFLVDLEAICQDAAAFLTDLGLHEESTYFSNKALSLKTNME